The Candidatus Omnitrophota bacterium nucleotide sequence GGAGAATCGCCGCAATACGTCGTGGTGAAGAAGCTCTTCGAAACCATCCGGTCGCTGGCAGCGATGGGGCGGGTCATCGTCGTGGGCCGGGGCGGCATGTGCGTCACGCGCGGGCTGCCGGACGGCGTGCATGTCCGCCTGGTGGCGTCTGAGGCGACGCGCCTCCAGCGAATGCGAACACTCGTTGAAACCACCGAACGCGAGGCGAAGGAACTGATGGCCCGCCAGGATCGCGACCGGGCGCGCCTGATCGCGGATTATTTTCACCGCGACATTGATGACCCGCTCCTCTACGTCATGATGTGGAACACCGATGCCGCGCCCATGGAGGCGATCGCCGCGTCGCTCATCGCGTTCATGAAACGCCACGCCGCGGCGGCCGCGGCGCGCCACCCAACACCTCCTCCCGTGGGGAGAGGACTTGAAGTATCGGGAGGGCCCTGCCATGAGAGCTATTGAGCGCTTGCAGCGTGATCATCGCGTCTTGCAAGCCAAACTCAACGTCATTGAGACCGCGCTTCGCATGGGACCGGAGGTGTGGCCGGTGGTGCGCGAGGTCTGTTGCACGCTCGCGCGCCAGCTCCATGA carries:
- a CDS encoding cytidylate kinase-like family protein translates to MAAPLDDIKRFLEAFSYRERETAGFVGASAYRPFVTISRQAGAGGHTLARVLLQQMQQEDDPLFHGWQVFDRELCEQLIADPALRISMQALLSEEYHTDIEDAIYSLLGGESPQYVVVKKLFETIRSLAAMGRVIVVGRGGMCVTRGLPDGVHVRLVASEATRLQRMRTLVETTEREAKELMARQDRDRARLIADYFHRDIDDPLLYVMMWNTDAAPMEAIAASLIAFMKRHAAAAAARHPTPPPVGRGLEVSGGPCHESY